Proteins found in one Homalodisca vitripennis isolate AUS2020 chromosome 4, UT_GWSS_2.1, whole genome shotgun sequence genomic segment:
- the LOC124360783 gene encoding testicular acid phosphatase homolog — protein MYNLGKQFRSMYSGFLGDIYRPGEFQAYSTSTQRTLESAELFLAGLFPPTGFQVWNRNLLWQPIPIYPNPRDRNSMVRPWGPNICPIFREDQNKSMAEFEQKYDSELNEFFAQVLPYSGYDMDTYNQTTKTVAGIPRYIALYSFWESFLHPQEDGLPLPEWSKKVYPQPLGFLMSKLLQAIAIGTDHQTRFLEGELFQEIVELMRTKVNNSLESDKKMVYYSGHDNTLLGLQAILGLNKEIIGPVKPGSVLILELHQGHADEQFYVEVLNINGGSPDLEPTHLNIPGCDSPCDFHLLLNITDMRNSTTSQIFRKNVKSTWQRDALQ, from the exons ATGTATAACTTAGGGAAGCAGTTCCGTTCCATGTACAGTGGGTTTCTGGGAGATATCTACCGGCCTGGGGAGTTCCAAGCTTATAGCACTTCTACGCAGCGCACTCTGGAGAGCGCTGAGCTGTTCCTCGCCGGACTGTTTCCTCCCACAGGATTCCAGGTCTGGAACAGGAACCTGCTGTGGCAGCCTATACCTATCTATCCTAACCCTCGAGACCGTAATTCC ATGGTGCGTCCATGGGGACCAAACATTTGTCCTATATTCCGAGAAGATCAGAACAAATCCATGGCAGAGTTTGAACAGAAGTATGACTCTGAACTCAACGAGTTCTTTGCACAAGTTCTTCCTTATTCCGGATACGATATGGATACATACAACCAAACCACAAAAACAGTTGCAGGCATTCCAAGATATATCGCTTTATACTCTTTTTGGGAATCATTCTTACATCCG CAAGAAGACGGGCTGCCTCTGCCTGAATGGTCTAAAAAAGTATACCCGCAGCCGCTGGGGTTTCTAATGTCCAAACTACTTCAAGCCATAGCAATCGGCACTGACCATCAGACTAGATTCTTGGAAG GAGAACTCTTCCAAGAAATAGTAGAGCTGATGCGGACAAAGGTAAACAACTCTTTGGAGTCAGACAAAAAGATGGTGTACTACTCTGGCCACGACAATACTCTACTCGGCCTCCAGGCCATTCTGGGATTGAACAAAGAAATCATCGGTCCCGTGAAACCTGGGTCAGTCTTAATCCTGGAGCTCCACCAGGGTCATGCTGACGAACAATTTTATGTTGAG GTGTTAAATATAAACGGAGGCTCTCCAGACTTAGAGCCTACACACCTCAACATCCCCGGCTGTGACTCTCCCTGTGACTTTCATCTGCTGTTGAACATCACTGATATGAGAAATTCTACAACATCACAGATTTTCAGAAAGAATGTCAAATCAACTTGGCAACGTGACGCGTTACAATAG